A genomic stretch from Chryseobacterium sp. SNU WT5 includes:
- the idi gene encoding isopentenyl-diphosphate Delta-isomerase: MEEQVVLISENDEVLGLMDKLKAHENGILHRAFSVFLFNDKGEVLLQKRAAEKYHSPNQWTNAVCSHPRMNETYLEAAQRRLKEELGIEGMELSPKFYFIYKADVGGNLWEHELDHVFTGSYNGDFVLNEEEVSEVRYITMESLDQEMESNPEHFTEWFKIILREYKERL, encoded by the coding sequence ATGGAAGAACAGGTAGTTTTAATCTCAGAAAATGATGAAGTGCTTGGTTTGATGGACAAACTTAAAGCTCACGAAAACGGAATACTGCACCGCGCTTTTTCTGTTTTTTTGTTTAATGACAAAGGAGAAGTTCTATTACAGAAAAGAGCTGCGGAAAAATACCATTCGCCGAACCAATGGACCAATGCAGTTTGTTCACACCCAAGAATGAATGAAACTTATCTTGAAGCTGCACAACGAAGGCTAAAAGAAGAATTGGGAATTGAAGGTATGGAATTGTCTCCGAAGTTTTATTTTATCTACAAAGCGGATGTTGGTGGAAATCTTTGGGAACACGAATTGGATCATGTATTCACCGGAAGTTATAACGGTGACTTTGTTTTGAACGAAGAAGAAGTTTCTGAAGTCCGATATATTACTATGGAATCATTGGATCAAGAGATGGAATCTAATCCTGAACATTTTACAGAGTGGTTTAAAATTATTCTGAGAGAATACAAGGAGAGGCTTTAA
- the gcvT gene encoding glycine cleavage system aminomethyltransferase GcvT — MKKTPLFDKHVSLGAKMVPFAGFEMPVQYTGVTQEHFAVREKVGMFDVSHMGQFFVEGPHAKDLLQFVGTNNVDALENGKAQYTCLPNGNGGIVDDLIVYKMSDEKYFVVVNASNIDKDWNHISKHNEKFGAKLTNASDEMSLLAIQGPQATETLQKLTEVNLSEVPYYHFSVGTVAGVSDVIISNTGYTGSGGFEIYFKNEDAVKLWDAITEAGEEFGLMPCGLASRDTLRLEKGFCLYGNDIDDTTSPLEAGLGWITKFDKDFVDKERFAKEKEEGITKKLVGFEMQERAIPRHDYLVVDADGNEIGKVTSGTMSPMKNIGIGLAYVATDHNKIGSDIFIQIRNKNIPAKVVKTPFV, encoded by the coding sequence ATGAAAAAAACTCCTTTATTTGATAAACATGTGTCGCTAGGCGCTAAAATGGTTCCTTTTGCAGGATTTGAAATGCCGGTGCAATATACCGGAGTCACTCAAGAACATTTTGCTGTTCGTGAAAAAGTGGGAATGTTTGATGTTTCGCATATGGGTCAATTTTTTGTAGAAGGTCCTCATGCAAAAGATTTACTTCAATTTGTAGGAACCAATAACGTAGACGCTTTAGAAAACGGGAAAGCACAATATACTTGTTTGCCAAACGGTAACGGCGGAATTGTAGATGATTTGATCGTCTATAAAATGTCGGATGAAAAGTATTTTGTTGTAGTTAACGCTTCTAATATCGATAAAGACTGGAATCATATTTCAAAACACAACGAAAAATTTGGTGCAAAACTGACTAATGCTTCAGATGAGATGTCCCTATTGGCGATCCAAGGTCCACAGGCAACAGAAACATTACAAAAATTAACGGAAGTAAATCTTTCAGAAGTGCCATATTATCATTTCTCAGTGGGAACGGTGGCTGGAGTTTCTGATGTGATTATTTCTAATACTGGTTACACAGGTAGTGGGGGATTCGAAATTTATTTTAAAAATGAAGACGCTGTAAAACTTTGGGACGCGATTACAGAAGCTGGTGAAGAATTCGGATTAATGCCTTGTGGATTGGCTTCAAGAGATACATTACGTCTGGAAAAAGGTTTCTGTCTTTACGGAAATGATATTGATGACACTACTTCACCTTTAGAAGCTGGATTGGGATGGATCACAAAATTCGATAAAGATTTCGTAGATAAAGAACGGTTTGCAAAAGAGAAAGAAGAGGGGATCACTAAGAAGTTAGTAGGCTTTGAAATGCAGGAAAGAGCAATCCCAAGACACGACTATTTAGTAGTTGATGCTGACGGAAATGAAATCGGAAAAGTGACATCCGGAACAATGAGTCCAATGAAAAACATCGGAATCGGGCTGGCTTATGTTGCAACCGATCATAATAAAATAGGTTCTGATATCTTTATTCAGATTAGAAATAAAAATATTCCTGCAAAAGTTGTAAAAACGCCATTCGTTTAA
- a CDS encoding phosphoheptose isomerase, producing the protein MELEYNEHLSPVLKGNIKNYLIDIDGTITDDVPNEEPERMVTCEPYLDALETINKWYDEGHNICFFTSRTDDLKQITIEWLDKHGFKYHSVLCGKPRGGNYHWIDNHIVKATRFNGKFTDLIQKQVKIEVFKD; encoded by the coding sequence ATGGAATTAGAATATAACGAACATTTAAGTCCAGTGTTAAAAGGTAATATTAAAAATTACCTGATTGATATTGATGGTACTATTACGGACGATGTACCGAATGAAGAGCCAGAGAGAATGGTTACGTGTGAACCGTATTTGGATGCCTTAGAAACAATTAATAAATGGTATGATGAAGGTCATAATATTTGCTTTTTCACGTCCCGTACCGATGATTTAAAACAGATAACAATTGAGTGGCTCGATAAACATGGTTTCAAATACCACAGCGTTTTATGTGGCAAACCACGGGGTGGCAATTACCATTGGATTGATAACCACATCGTAAAAGCGACTCGTTTCAATGGAAAGTTTACTGATTTAATACAAAAACAAGTGAAGATTGAGGTCTTTAAAGATTAA